One genomic region from Pseudomonas hormoni encodes:
- a CDS encoding TonB-dependent receptor, producing MSRQQPQLPVSSPRLLASAIGVAITAGSAGHMVFAAEKTDEKAPGNVISLGATDITGEAQDDTSYKTDTSANKKYTAPLRETPKSVTVIPQQVIRDTGATSLVDALRTTPGITFGAGEGGNPAGDRPIIRGFNAESDTFVDGMRDPASQSREIFNVESIEVSKGPGSAFTGAGSTGGSLNLVSKTAKLGSFYNGGFTWGSDQTKRTTLDLNQQMTDTSAFRLNLMKHEANVAGRDTVDVSRWGVAPTFAFGLGTDTRVTLGYYHVETDDMPDYGLPLTLSPARSKYNVDKPAHVDRDNFYGITSRDYRETTNDSGTFKIEHDLNEDLTLSNSFRMSRSTLDYIVTNPDDSKGNVARGSVYRGAKSRNSTSSGWINQTDLSAKFDTGAIEHSLVTGIEFSYQDTHNRPYILTSAANGTTCNPALFRSGDCTSLYNPTPGDNWNGRITDSAAFTDTDTKTAAAYVFDTLKFNEQWSLNLGLRYDNYKTQSSGFANAGRTTPAGSFDRENTSDLVNYQIGMVYNPLPNGSIYAAYSTSSNPAGETSGNGSLELAANNSDLDPEKNRNYEIGTKWDFFGDDLSLTAALFRTEKTNARIDDPDGATTQVLDGEQQVNGLELTYTGKLTRNWKVYGGYTYMESEVVKTTLAADEGNHMPSTPRNNFTLWSTYDVVPEKLTIGAGATFVDSQFGNIANSVEIPSYWRYDAMASYRLTKNVDLQLNVQNLTDKRYFDQVFQTHYAHVAAGRTALLSANFHF from the coding sequence ATGTCACGCCAACAACCACAATTACCGGTCAGCTCACCGCGTTTGCTCGCTTCTGCAATTGGCGTGGCGATCACCGCCGGCTCCGCGGGCCACATGGTTTTCGCGGCTGAGAAGACCGACGAAAAAGCACCGGGCAACGTGATTTCCCTGGGTGCTACCGATATCACCGGCGAGGCTCAGGACGATACCTCCTACAAGACCGATACCTCAGCCAACAAGAAATACACCGCGCCGCTGCGTGAGACGCCGAAAAGCGTCACCGTGATTCCGCAGCAAGTGATCCGCGACACGGGCGCCACCAGCCTGGTCGACGCCTTGCGCACCACACCGGGCATCACCTTCGGTGCTGGCGAAGGCGGCAACCCGGCGGGCGACCGTCCGATCATTCGTGGCTTCAACGCTGAAAGCGATACCTTCGTCGACGGCATGCGCGACCCGGCGTCCCAGAGCCGCGAAATCTTCAACGTTGAATCGATCGAAGTCAGCAAAGGCCCGGGCTCGGCCTTCACCGGCGCCGGCTCCACCGGTGGCAGCCTGAACCTGGTGAGCAAGACCGCCAAGCTGGGCAGTTTCTACAACGGCGGCTTCACCTGGGGCTCGGATCAGACCAAGCGCACCACTCTCGACCTGAACCAGCAGATGACCGACACCTCGGCCTTCCGCCTGAACCTGATGAAGCACGAAGCCAATGTCGCCGGCCGTGACACCGTGGACGTCAGCCGCTGGGGTGTGGCGCCGACGTTCGCTTTCGGCCTGGGCACCGATACCCGTGTGACCCTCGGTTACTACCACGTCGAAACCGACGACATGCCGGACTACGGCCTTCCGCTGACCCTGAGTCCGGCCCGCAGCAAGTACAACGTCGACAAACCGGCGCATGTCGACCGCGACAATTTCTACGGCATCACCAGTCGCGACTATCGCGAAACCACCAATGACAGCGGCACCTTCAAGATCGAGCACGATCTGAATGAAGACCTGACCCTGTCCAACAGCTTCCGCATGTCCCGTTCGACCCTGGACTACATCGTCACCAACCCGGATGACAGCAAGGGCAACGTTGCCAGGGGCAGCGTTTACCGTGGCGCCAAGAGCCGTAATTCGACGTCCAGCGGCTGGATCAACCAGACCGACCTGAGCGCCAAATTCGACACCGGCGCAATCGAACACAGCCTGGTCACCGGTATCGAGTTTTCCTACCAGGACACCCACAACCGCCCCTACATCCTGACGTCGGCCGCCAACGGCACGACGTGCAACCCTGCACTCTTCCGCTCCGGCGACTGCACCAGCCTGTACAACCCGACGCCTGGGGATAACTGGAACGGCAGGATCACCGACAGCGCTGCTTTCACCGATACCGACACCAAGACTGCCGCCGCTTATGTGTTCGACACCTTGAAGTTCAACGAGCAATGGTCCCTGAACCTGGGCCTGCGTTACGACAACTACAAGACCCAATCCAGCGGCTTCGCTAACGCTGGCCGTACCACACCGGCGGGGAGCTTCGATCGCGAGAACACCAGCGACCTGGTGAACTACCAGATCGGCATGGTCTACAACCCGTTGCCGAACGGCAGCATCTACGCAGCCTACTCGACCTCCAGCAACCCGGCGGGCGAAACCAGCGGCAACGGCAGTCTGGAACTGGCCGCCAACAACAGCGACCTCGATCCAGAAAAGAACCGCAACTACGAGATCGGCACCAAGTGGGACTTCTTCGGTGATGACCTGTCGTTGACCGCCGCGCTGTTCCGCACCGAGAAAACCAACGCCCGTATCGACGATCCGGATGGCGCCACCACCCAGGTGCTGGACGGCGAGCAGCAGGTCAACGGTCTGGAGCTGACGTACACCGGCAAGCTGACCCGTAACTGGAAGGTCTATGGCGGCTACACCTACATGGAAAGCGAAGTGGTCAAAACCACCCTCGCCGCCGATGAAGGCAACCATATGCCGAGCACCCCGCGGAACAACTTCACCCTGTGGTCGACCTATGATGTGGTACCGGAAAAGTTGACCATTGGTGCGGGTGCCACGTTCGTCGATTCGCAGTTCGGCAACATCGCCAACTCGGTGGAGATCCCGTCCTACTGGCGCTACGACGCGATGGCCAGCTACCGCCTGACCAAAAACGTCGACCTGCAACTCAACGTACAGAACCTGACCGACAAGCGTTACTTCGACCAGGTGTTCCAGACGCACTACGCCCACGTGGCGGCGGGTCGTACCGCCCTGCTGAGCGCCAACTTCCACTTTTGA
- a CDS encoding Fe2+-dependent dioxygenase — protein MLLHIPGVFAKEEVQRIREALEQADWADGKITAGYQSAKAKHNLQLSEGHPLAKEVGAAMLERLWKNPLFMSAALPHKVFPPLLNCYTAGGSFDFHIDNAVRQPKGSIERVRTDLSATLFFSEPEDYDGGELEIQDTFGTQRVKLPAGDMVLYPGTSLHKVNAVTRGTRYASFFWTQSLVREDSQRALLFEMDGAIQQLTQDVPDHPSLIRLTGAYHNLLRRWVDV, from the coding sequence ATGCTGCTGCACATCCCCGGCGTGTTCGCTAAAGAAGAAGTGCAGCGCATTCGCGAGGCTCTGGAACAGGCGGATTGGGCCGACGGCAAAATCACGGCCGGTTACCAGTCGGCCAAGGCGAAACACAATCTGCAGCTGTCGGAAGGTCATCCGCTGGCCAAGGAAGTCGGCGCGGCGATGCTGGAGCGGTTGTGGAAAAATCCGTTGTTCATGTCCGCGGCATTACCGCACAAGGTTTTCCCTCCGTTGCTGAACTGTTACACGGCGGGTGGCAGTTTCGATTTTCATATCGACAACGCCGTGCGTCAGCCCAAAGGCAGCATCGAGCGCGTACGCACTGACCTGTCGGCGACGCTGTTCTTCAGCGAGCCTGAGGATTACGACGGCGGCGAACTGGAAATCCAGGACACCTTCGGCACCCAGCGTGTGAAGTTGCCCGCCGGCGACATGGTCCTGTACCCCGGCACCAGCCTGCACAAGGTCAATGCCGTCACCCGCGGCACTCGCTATGCGTCATTCTTCTGGACCCAAAGCCTGGTCCGCGAAGACAGCCAGCGCGCCCTGCTGTTCGAGATGGACGGGGCGATCCAGCAACTGACGCAGGACGTGCCGGATCACCCATCGCTGATCCGCCTTACGGGCGCGTATCACAACCTGCTGCGTCGTTGGGTTGACGTATGA